One stretch of Eupeodes corollae chromosome 2, idEupCoro1.1, whole genome shotgun sequence DNA includes these proteins:
- the LOC129948499 gene encoding uncharacterized protein K02A2.6-like yields the protein MAQAFQAAFCVETFDKNKTKWSRWVSRLEGAFGLFHVLEAQKRDFLLHFMGSETYDILCDKLSPAQPNDKTFKDIVELLEQHFNPDPLEIVENNKFHLRKQQEGENVCEFLVNLRRLAASCNFGEYLLTALRNQFVFGLKSKVMQNRCLEQRKLTLEMALDIAKGIELSEEGGVVLGNVQDVTSAVNKITTNKSRQGLSGNGIGYSQIHPNDTNTNKNKYGSSRPIHNVRNGGNKCFRCGELHLATNCKHYNSVCSYCKKKGHLRRVCFSLNKNSDNFANYVEINENENEINQIESIFQINEITKNNDDGLFAKMYINNINVTFEVDTGSKFTIMSMENFKNIIPNKVIEKPDIVMKSFTGNNVGILGFCTVDVRYKNIMYKLKLYLTSISKHPLLGRQWVRALNINLNELAGISYNALDSNNINKINSDDTSTDDTVLIDKIKKKFPNLFETSLGKIPNFQAKLNIKANAKPVFVRHRSIPFAIREGVELEINKMVNDGILEKVNASAWATPIVPIRKTNNQIRLCGDYKVTINPCLIVDEHPLPTIEELFASISGGNKFSKIDLTKAYLQLEVNEECRDYLTLSTHKGLYRPTRLMYGISSAPAIWQRYMEELLSDIPGVSIFIDDVKITGRDNEEHLDRLFQVLSRLDKNNMRINVNKCQFFQDKIEYVGYEIDKNGIHKTKNKIEAIDQMPVPENKDQVRSYVGLVNYYGRFFKNLSTTLYPINDLLKKNVPFVWNKSCQTAFDKIKMEMQTDNFLTHYNPKLKLLLATDASPYGVGAVLSHEFPDGTEKPIMYASQTLTPTQQKYSQIDKEAYAITYGVKRFYQYVYGRKFTLVTDNKPVSQIFSPKKGMPVLSATRMQHYAAYLQCFDYDIVFRRTEDHCNADAMSRLPIKKISKFTMDEADVLEISQIENLPLTVDELGKATINNDNVKVLVQGLRTGRIVEPKYRFGIDQNEFTLQQNCIMRGMRVFIPETLRKRVLSELHASHFGATRMKSLARSYCWWERIDSDIEDLVKNCPDCQRIRSNPPKTSVHCWEAPTEPFQRVHIDFAGPFLGKLFFILVDAYSKWPEVFVIPNMTTDTTITTCRNIFSRFGIPSVLVSDHGVQFTNYKFKEFLKMNGIVHKMGAPYHPATNGQAERYVQTIKQKLKTLGPDTTDLNTELCRILLDYRKMVHPATGKSPSMMVFGREIRSRIDCMIPFRCFNSIEAKRGRSLEENDRVAVREYLDRGVKWRFGQIIRKLGLLHYLVRLDDNRIWKRHIDQIRQIGIDVKNQQTYDVSREEHPPSLNIQQHDNGGDMLTDTETSDNNISMNNEKNHQNCTAGEGINDDSNCNQNKNVIKILRRSNRIIKAPDRLDI from the coding sequence aTGGCTCAAGCATTCCAAGCTGCTTTCTGCGTCGAAACATTCGACAAGAATAAAACGAAGTGGAGTCGCTGGGTGAGTCGACTCGAAGGTGCTTTCGGTTTGTTTCATGTGCTGGAGGCACAGAAGAGAGACTTTCTCCTCCATTTTATGGGTTCGGAAACCTACGATATATTATGCGACAAGTTATCACCTGCGCAGCCAAATGACAAAACGTTTAAAGACATCGTCGAATTATTGGAACAGCACTTCAACCCGGATCCTTTGGAGATCGTCGAAAACAATAAATTCCATTTGCGGAAGCAACAGGAGGGGGAGAATGTCTGCGAATTTCTCGTTAACCTAAGAAGACTGGCGGCATCATGTAATTTTGGTGAGTACCTTCTTACGGCTCTTCGAAATCAATTCGTTTTCGGACTCAAATCAAAAGTTATGCAAAACCGATGCCTGGAACAGAGAAAATTAACATTGGAAATGGCACTTGATATTGCGAAAGGCATCGAGTTATCCGAAGAAGGTGGTGTAGTGCTCGGAAATGTTCAGGATGTTACATCGGCAGTGAACAAAATAACGACGAACAAGTCGAGACAGGGTTTGTCTGGTAACGGGATCGGTTATTCTCAAATACATCCTAatgatacaaatacaaataaaaataaatatggtaGTAGTAGGCCTATTCACAATGTTAGAAATGgtggaaataaatgttttcgatGTGGTGAATTGCACTTAGCTACAAATTGCAAGCATTATAATTCGGTGTGttcatattgcaaaaaaaaaggtcatttaagaagagtttgtttttctttgaataaaaatagtgataattttgcaaattatgttgaaattaatgaaaacgaaaatgaaataaaccAAATTGagagtatttttcaaataaatgaaataacaaaaaataatgacgATGGactttttgcaaaaatgtacattaataatataaatgtaaCTTTTGAAGTCGATACTGGTTCGAAATTCACAATTATGTccatggaaaattttaaaaacatcataCCAAATAAAGTAATCGAAAAACCTGATATTGTAATGAAAAGTTTTACAGGCAACAATGTAGGAATTTTAGGATTCTGTACTGTTGAtgttagatacaaaaatataatgtataaattaaaactttatttgactTCTATTTCTAAACATCCTTTATTAGGGAGACAATGGGTAAGAGCACTAAACATAAATCTAAACGAATTGGCAGGTATAAGTTATAATGCTCTtgattcaaataatattaacaaaattaattcagaCGATACCTCAACTGACGATACAGTTttgattgataaaattaaaaaaaaatttcctaaCCTTTTTGAAACCTCTTTAGGTAAAATTCCAAACTTTCAGgctaaattaaacattaaagcTAACGCGAAACCAGTATTTGTAAGGCATAGATCTATACCATTTGCTATAAGAGAAGGGGTAGAACTGGAAATTAACAAGATGGTAAACGATGGTATCTTGGAAAAAGTAAATGCTAGTGCATGGGCGACACCGATTGTTCCAATAAGGAAAACTAATAACCAGATAAGACTGTGTGGCGATTACAAAGTCACGATTAACCCGTGTTTGATAGTTGATGAGCATCCTCTGCCAACAATTGAAGAGTTATTTGCATCAATTAGCGGaggaaataaattttcaaaaattgatttgaccAAGGCTTATCTGCAATTAGAAGTCAACGAGGAATGTCGAGATTATTTGACCTTAAGTACACATAAAGGTTTATATAGACCAACAAGACTAATGTATGGCATCTCATCAGCGCCAGCTATTTGGCAACGATATATGGAGGAATTATTGAGCGATATTCCTGGAGTATCCATTTTCATCGATGATGTCAAGATAACTGGCCGGGATAATGAAGAACATTTGGACAGATTGTTTCAAGTTTTGAGTCGTCTCGATAAAAACAACATGCGTATCAATGTAAACAAGTGTCAATTCTTTCAAGATAAAATCGAATATGTCGGATACGAAATCGATAAAAACGGTATtcataaaacaaagaataaaatcgAAGCCATTGATCAGATGCCAGTACCAGAAAACAAGGACCAAGTGAGATCATACGTAGGGTTAGTAAACTACTAcggaagatttttcaaaaatctaagtACAACTCTTTATCCGATAAACGATttacttaagaaaaatgtacCATTTGTTTGGAATAAAAGCTGCCAAACTGCTTTTGACAAAATCAAAATGGAAATGCAAACCGATAACTTTTTAACACATTACAATCCAAAACTTAAATTGCTTTTAGCCACAGACGCTTCACCATACGGTGTAGGAGCTGTTCTCAGCCATGAATTCCCGGATGGAACAGAAAAGCCAATAATGTACGCCTCTCAGACGTTGACACCTACCCAACAGAAGTACAGTCAGATTGATAAAGAGGCTTATGCTATCACGTATGGAGTGAAGAGATTCTACCAATACGTATATGGCCGGAAGTTCACTCTTGTAACAGACAACAAGCCAGTTTCCCAGATTTTTTCCCCTAAAAAGGGAATGCCAGTTTTATCGGCAACACGCATGCAACATTATGCAGCTTATCTTCAATGCTTTGATTATGATATAGTTTTTAGAAGAACTGAAGATCATTGCAACGCAGATGCAATGTCAAGATTGCctatcaaaaaaatatcaaaatttacaatGGATGAGGCTGATGTATTGGAAATATCACAAATCGAAAATTTACCGTTGACAGTGGACGAACTGGGAAAAGCAACTATTAATAATGATAATGTGAAGGTTTTAGTACAAGGTTTAAGAACGGGAAGAATTGTAGAACCAAAATACAGATTTGGAATTGACCAAAACGAGTTCACATTACAGCAAAATTGTATCATGCGAGGGATGCGAGTGTTCATTCCTGAAACTCTCCGTAAACGGGTTCTTAGCGAGCTGCATGCATCACACTTCGGGGCAACTAGAATGAAATCTCTAGCGAGAAGTTATTGCTGGTGGGAAAGGATCGATAGTGATATAGAAGATTTGGTAAAAAACTGTCCGGACTGTCAACGAATAAGAAGCAATCCTCCTAAAACTTCCGTGCATTGTTGGGAAGCACCCACTGAACCTTTCCAAAGAGTACACATTGATTTTGCAGGTCCATTTCTcggtaagcttttttttattttagtcgaTGCTTACTCAAAATGGCCAGAAGTTTTTGTAATTCCAAACATGACGACAGATACAACTATAACCACCTGTAGGAATATTTTCAGCCGTTTTGGTATACCGTCGGTTTTAGTTAGCGATCACGGGGTTCAatttacaaattacaaattcaaaGAATTCTTGAAGATGAACGGAATCGTGCACAAAATGGGAGCGCCATACCACCCTGCAACTAACGGCCAGGCAGAACGTTACGtgcaaacaattaaacaaaaattaaaaacattaggACCGGACACGACAGATTTAAATACCGAATTATGCAGAATCCTTTTGGACTACAGAAAGATGGTTCATCCTGCGACAGGAAAATCGCCCTCTATGATGGTATTCGGACGCGAAATTAGATCCAGAATTGATTGCATGATACCATTTAGGTGTTTCAATTCAATCGAAGCTAAGAGGGGAAGATCACTTGAAGAAAATGACAGAGTTGCTGTGCGTGAATACCTCGACCGTGGAGTAAAGTGGAGATTTGGACAAATCATAAGAAAGCTAGGACTTCTTCATTATTTAGTAAGACTTGATGATAATCGTATTTGGAAACGCCACATTGACCAGATTCGCCAAATAGGCATAGAtgtaaaaaatcaacaaacctATGACGTTTCCAGAGAAGAACATCCTCCTTCACTTAACATTCAGCAACATGACAATGGTGGAGATATGCTTACAGATACTGAAACATCCGATAATAACATTTCaatgaataatgaaaaaaatcatcaaaactgtACTGCTGGTGAAGGTATAAATGATGACTCAAAttgtaatcaaaataaaaatgtaattaagaTTTTACGAAGATCAAATCGTATTATTAAAGCACCAGATCGACTAGATATTTAA
- the LOC129947052 gene encoding exosome complex component CSL4, with protein sequence MNLICLPGQRLCLSDENTIAGQGTYERQGYIYATLAGTVDVREQDNKFKLVEVKCVGNQTIVPVTGDVVTARVQQVNQRFAKCSIIFIGDHILERNYRGILRKEDVRATEKDRVEMYKSFRPGDIILARVLPQTELSCYQLSTAENELGVVVALANESGPYGVPMVPVSWTEMQCPDTLVKELRKVAKIVPESALKTEIENQ encoded by the exons atgaatttaatttgccTTCCTGGACAGAGACTATGTCTCTCCGATGAAAATACAATTGCCGGCCAAGGAACATACGAGCGACAAGGCTACATTTACGCAACACTCGCCGGAACAGTCGATGTCCGTGAACAAGATAATAAg tttaaattagttgaaGTTAAATGCGTTGGCAACCAAACTATTGTACCTGTTACTGGCGATGTTGTTACAGCCCGAGTTCAACAGGTTAATCAAAGATTCGCCAAATGTTCTATCATCTTCATTGGTGACCACATTTTAGAAAGAAACTATCG aggaATCTTAAGGAAAGAAGACGTCCGAGCAACCGAGAAAGACCGCGTTGAAATGTACAAATCATTTCGACCAGGTGACATTATTCTAGCCCGAGTG ctCCCACAAACAGAACTCTCCTGCTACCAACTAAGCACAGCTGAGAACGAACTTGGTGTTGTTGTGGCTTTGGCCAATGAAAGTGGTCCATACGGCGTCCCAATGGTGCCGGTGAGTTGGACTGAAATGCAGTGCCCCGATACACTTGTTAAAGAACTGAGAAAAGTAGCAAAAATCGTCCCGGAGAGTGCACTTAAAACAGAAATTGAAAACCAATaa
- the LOC129947043 gene encoding U3 small nucleolar RNA-associated protein 6 homolog, with amino-acid sequence MAEVVGIHQERTIPEYELIRKHQIMTEDRLRAIIRTREAYQYKLSKGTKTLRDYGVFVVFEKKLHEMIKSMEISRNQQFPGLRSAMSNRIVRLYKEAIRFYPDEARLWDAYLKFCKNNFPSEVPTAYEKLIQKRGDKPKIWNSAALWFHEQGNNLEKVKSIFFRGLQRHPDSELLFTSFFRVLLSETAALPEEQQAASLGRVIAIYNTAKKKICNVKFLVNLIKQCGEPQHVRFTAPLQKLIVNDMMLLYPREEGVWDVLARRVLAGEPIADFPHDAIIEIGLDEGNTDVVIEKDNNDDAKASKPTLKARIDGCFRVYQTAVNIIKTQAMWSYFIKCMLDINSDLSTQAVLKRKKLASAFRGAHDANCMTEEHYYAYISLLVESKSNKDFIIKMMTEATNRYQSMKLWEQRLAFYVMENNRGKVYEIFREATDLLGTNSFPIWKLAIQYFMTCYEEKASKLQQLMREACAFEAPQFLSFRPQFLEWSVVNQPLSSTRSLYEELKTLSPPCLELHQKMALLESQALKPDIEKVRICYENSLFDFGKTRTDVWIDYIKFERDQGEPKRVSSLCERAKITLMPLFVDNFITEHCLLTVGAYK; translated from the exons CAAAAACCCTTAGGGATTATGGGGTATTTGTTGTGTTCGAGAAGAAACTTCACGAAATGATCAAGTCCATGGAAATATCGAGAAATCAACAATTTCCTGGTCTTAGGTCTGCCATGTCGAACCGCATCGTCCGTCTGTACAAAGAAGCTATTCGTTTTTATCCGGATGAGGCTCGATTGTGGGATGcgtatttgaaattttgtaaaaacaatttcccATCTGAGGTGCCAACAGCATACGAAAAGTTAATTCAG AAACGCGGTGACAAACCAAAAATCTGGAACAGTGCCGCCCTGTGGTTCCACGAACAAGGCAACAACCTTGAAAAAGTGAAAAGCATTTTCTTCCGTGGCCTTCAACGTCATCCGGATAGTGAGCTGCTATTCACTTCATTTTTCCGTGTACTCCTTTCGGAAACGGCAGCCTTACCAGAGGAACAACAAGCTGCCAGTTTAGGACGGGTCATTGCCATATACAACACAGCCAAAAAGAAGATCTGCAATGTCAAGTTCTTGGTGAATTTGATTAAACAATGCGGTGAACCACAACACGTTCGGTTTACAGCGCCTCTTCAAAAACTAATCGTCAACGACATGATGCTGCTGTATCCCCGTGAAGAAGGTGTCTGGGATGTTTTGGCTCGACGGGTCTTGGCCGGAGAACCTATTGCTGACTTTCCCCACGATGCGATCATCGAAATAGGACTTGACGAAGGAAATACGGATGTTGTGATTGAGAAAGATAACAATGACGACGCCAAAGCATCAAAGCCAACACTGAAGGCGCGAATCGATGGATGCTTTAGGGTTTATCAAACTGCTGTTAATATT ATAAAAACTCAAGCAATGTGGTCGTACTTCATCAAGTGTATGCTGGATATCAACAGCGACTTATCCACCCAGGCCGTGTTGAAGCGCAAGAAGTTAGCGAGTGCTTTCAGAGGAGCACACGACGCCAATTGCATGACTGAGGAACACTACTACGCATACATAAGTCTCCTAGTTGAATCAAAATCCAACAAAGATTTCATCATAAAAATGATGACAGAAGCCACAAACCGCTACCAATCGATGAAGCTGTGGGAACAACGTTTAGCATTTTACGTAATGGAAAACAATCGCGGCAAGGTCTACGAGATTTTCCGCGAAGCCACAGATTTGCTCGGTACTAATTCATTTCCCATATGGAAGTTGGCCATTCAGTACTTTATGACTTGCTACGAAGAGAAAGCATCAAAATTGCAACAGTTGATGAGGGAGGCTTGCGCTTTTGAGGCGCCTCAATTTCTGTCGTTTAGACCACAGTTCTTGGAATGGTCAGTTGTGAATCAGCCTCTGTCGTCAACTCGTAGTCTTTACGAAGAACTCAAAACCTTATCTCCGCCCTGTTTGGAATTGCACCAAAAAATGGCCCTTTTAGAATCACAAGCT CTTAAACCTGACATTGAAAAAGTGAGAATCTGCTACGAGAATAGTTTGTTTGACTTTGGAAAGACGCGCACAGATGTTTGGATCGATTACATTAAATTCGAGCGTGACCAAGGCGAACCAAAGCGAGTGTCAAGTTTGTGCGAACGAGCAAAGATCACTCTGATGCCATTGTTTGTGGATAATTTTATAACGGAACACTGTCTGCTTACAGTTGGggcttataaataa